A stretch of Prunus dulcis chromosome 6, ALMONDv2, whole genome shotgun sequence DNA encodes these proteins:
- the LOC117631700 gene encoding 39S ribosomal protein L45, mitochondrial isoform X1, with amino-acid sequence MMAFRSLHRIRGLHRTAQISESPHLLGSSRSYASGISTVPELYCRNKGHGALPWTHGSSITLRSAMAVELPIFWNDTRLLSTQVKSPAQARQMGALKVAMLSPGFIYEPYTPREKISFLKRWFTRSGWRRTKEDIVLELKSAYAITKLRKKGYSKNLFYKEAIQLYKEINTLMANGDKNSLRKAVTEKMFSELKNEIKQRDSIWNKVYWEMVEPVVKIRTLRARLIGVDRNDLEKVFIQLTLEFLTKQKFEAYDSNGSIVSGDKSKEVLVRDIWVFEKSLFHDKAFWRLCGRISL; translated from the exons ATGATGGCTTTCAGAAGCTTACATCGGATTCGAGGCCTCCATCGTACGGCTCAGATATCAGAATCGCCCCATCT GCTTGGAAGCTCAAGAAGCTATGCAAGTGGTATTTCAACTG TCCCTGAACTTTACTGCCGGAACAAGGGCCATGGAGCCCTTCCTTGGACCCATGGAAGTTCTATCACATTGCGGTCTGCAATG gCTGTTGAGTTACCCATCTTCTGGAATGACACAAGGTTGCTATCAACACAAGTAAAATCCCCTGCACAAGCAAGACAAATG GGAGCTCTTAAAGTTGCCATGTTGAGTCCAGGGTTTATCTACGAGCCTTATACACCTCGTGAAAAAATATCATTTCTCAAGAG ATGGTTCACAAGAAGTGGGTGGagaagaacaaaagaagataTAGTTTTAGAG cTCAAAAGTGCATATGCCATTACTAAATTAAGAAAGAAGGGCTATTCAAAGAATTTATTCTACAAAGAAGCGATACAGTTATATAAGGAG ATAAATACTCTAATGGCAAATGGGGACAAAAATTCTTTAAGGAAAGCAGTTACAGAGAAAATGTTTTCC GAACTAaagaatgaaataaaacaaagagacTCCATATGGAATAAGGTCTACTGGGAAATGGTGGAACCAGTTGTGAAAATACGAACTTTGCGAGCACGACTG ATTGGTGTTGATCGGAACGATCTCGAGAAGGTGTTCATACAGCTTACACTTGAGTTTCTGACAAAGCAG AAGTTCGAAGCATACGACTCAAATGGTTCCATTGTTTCTGGAGATAAATCAAAGGAG GTCCTTGTCCGTGATATCTGGGTATTTGAAAAATCTCTCTTCCATGATAAAGCTTTCTGGCGTCTTTGTGGGAGGATTTCTCTCTAA
- the LOC117631884 gene encoding UPF0603 protein At1g54780, chloroplastic: METILSSPSLSPLFNPKPSSPKTLLSPSLQPNSKSLLLTKPITSSLKKQSVPSLKTSLPIPKDWFSYAQQGLAALALSLALNFCPLLPSGNALASEFDVLNEGPPKDSYVVDDAGVLSRVTKSDIKRLMSELEYKKNFHINFITVRKLTSKADAFEYADQVLERWYPSVEEGNNKGIVVLVTSQKEGAITGGPAFVQAVGETILDATVSENLPVLATEEKYNEAIFSSANRLVAAIDGLPDPGGPKLNDNKRESNFKTKEETDEKRGQFSLVVGGLLVIAFVVPMAQYYAYVSRK, translated from the exons ATGGAAACCattctttcttctccctcactctctcctctcttcaaCCCAAAACCTTCTTCTCCTAAGACGCTTTTGTCCCCCTCTCTCCAACCCAATTCAAAGTCCCTCCTCCTCACAAAACCTATCACCTCAAGCCTCAAAAAGCAATCTGTTCCATCACTCAAAACATCTTTGCCAATACCCAAGGACTGGTTCTCTTATGCCCAGCAAGGACTAGCAGCTCTTGCACTGTCTTTAGCACTAAACTTTTGCCCACTCTTGCCTAGTGGCAATGCACTAGCATCTGAGTTTGATGTTCTTAATGAGGGACCACCCAAAGATTCCTATGTTGTTGATGATGCAGGCGTGCTAAGCCGGGTGACTAAGTCGGATATAAAGAGGTTGATGTCGGAATTGGAATATAAGAAGAACTTCCACATCAATTTCATCACTGTTAGAAAGCTCACT AGCAAAGCTGATGCTTTTGAGTATGCTGACCAAGTTTTGGAGCGCTGGTACCCTTCTGTTGAAGAGGGCAACAATAAGGGCATTGTGGTGCTTGTCACCAGTCAAAAAGAAGGAGCAATCACTGGTGGCCCTGCATTTGTCCAAGCTGTTGGAGAAACTATCCTTGATGCAACTGTATCAGAGAACCTTCCTG TCTTGGCTACAGAAGAAAAGTATAATGAAGCTATATTCAGCAGTGCCAATCGGCTAGTTGCTGCCATTGATGGGCTTCCAGACCCCGGCGGCCCCAAGCTTAATGACAACAAACGCGAATCCAATTTCAAAACCAAGGAGGAGACGGACGAAAAGCGTGGACAGTTCTCTCTTGTAGTTGGAGGATTGCTGGTGATTGCCTTTGTTGTTCCTATGGCGCAATACTATGCTTATGTCTCAAGGAAGTGA
- the LOC117631700 gene encoding uncharacterized protein LOC117631700 isoform X2 — MMAFRSLHRIRGLHRTAQISESPHLLGSSRSYASGISTVPELYCRNKGHGALPWTHGSSITLRSAMAVELPIFWNDTRLLSTQVKSPAQARQMGALKVAMLSPGFIYEPYTPREKISFLKRWFTRSGWRRTKEDIVLELKSAYAITKLRKKGYSKNLFYKEAIQLYKEELKNEIKQRDSIWNKVYWEMVEPVVKIRTLRARLIGVDRNDLEKVFIQLTLEFLTKQKFEAYDSNGSIVSGDKSKEVLVRDIWVFEKSLFHDKAFWRLCGRISL, encoded by the exons ATGATGGCTTTCAGAAGCTTACATCGGATTCGAGGCCTCCATCGTACGGCTCAGATATCAGAATCGCCCCATCT GCTTGGAAGCTCAAGAAGCTATGCAAGTGGTATTTCAACTG TCCCTGAACTTTACTGCCGGAACAAGGGCCATGGAGCCCTTCCTTGGACCCATGGAAGTTCTATCACATTGCGGTCTGCAATG gCTGTTGAGTTACCCATCTTCTGGAATGACACAAGGTTGCTATCAACACAAGTAAAATCCCCTGCACAAGCAAGACAAATG GGAGCTCTTAAAGTTGCCATGTTGAGTCCAGGGTTTATCTACGAGCCTTATACACCTCGTGAAAAAATATCATTTCTCAAGAG ATGGTTCACAAGAAGTGGGTGGagaagaacaaaagaagataTAGTTTTAGAG cTCAAAAGTGCATATGCCATTACTAAATTAAGAAAGAAGGGCTATTCAAAGAATTTATTCTACAAAGAAGCGATACAGTTATATAAGGAG GAACTAaagaatgaaataaaacaaagagacTCCATATGGAATAAGGTCTACTGGGAAATGGTGGAACCAGTTGTGAAAATACGAACTTTGCGAGCACGACTG ATTGGTGTTGATCGGAACGATCTCGAGAAGGTGTTCATACAGCTTACACTTGAGTTTCTGACAAAGCAG AAGTTCGAAGCATACGACTCAAATGGTTCCATTGTTTCTGGAGATAAATCAAAGGAG GTCCTTGTCCGTGATATCTGGGTATTTGAAAAATCTCTCTTCCATGATAAAGCTTTCTGGCGTCTTTGTGGGAGGATTTCTCTCTAA
- the LOC117631067 gene encoding uncharacterized protein LOC117631067 isoform X1 — protein MAHPPDHGFCTNGVVRLVFVLVAVCLVGYTIRPSLHWSLKEKGSCPQCPCDCSKDFDPIPVDIINSSFSDCGKHEPEVKEEMEKDIIALMSEELSLQQTVANETLQRTDALLMGARRVSLHYQKEAEKCNAGVETCEEARERAQAELVEELRLSEVWERRARELGWTDNS, from the exons ATGGCTCATCCACCAGACCATGGGTTTTGTACTAATGGTGTTGTGAGGCTGGTGTTTGTTTTAGTGGCAGTGTGTTTGGTTGGGTACACTATACGTCCATCTTTGCACTGGAGCTTGAAGGAGAAAGGTTCATGCCCTCAGTGTCCTTGTGATTGTTCAAAAGATTTCGACCCTATACCTGTAG ATATTATCAATAGCTCATTTTCAG ACTGTGGTAAACATGAACCAGAAGTGAAAGAGGAAATGGAGAAGGATATCATAGCCTTGATGTCAGAGGAGCTAAGTTTGCAGCAAACTGTAGCGAACGAAACCTTGCAACGGACCGATGCATTGTTGATGGGTGCAAGGAGAGTCTCTTTGCACTACCAAAAAGAGGCAGAAAAATGCAATGCAGGAGTTGAAACATGTGAAGAAGCAAGGGAGAGGGCTCAAGCGGAACTTGTGGAAGAGCTTAGGCTTTCAGAAGTATGGGAGAGACGAGCTAGGGAGCTTGGATGGACAGATAATTCTTGA
- the LOC117631066 gene encoding glutathione synthetase, chloroplastic isoform X2: MGASYSSCSHSSTLSTHTLLHSHPKATAFTHIRQSGLPKPSFKLNPINQIFQTHLRIMAQPSQVLPLQGGKVEVGETQEGSGTRPLLDFHGIDQELVEKIVYDALVWSCLHGLVVGDKSVQRSGKVPGVGMVHAPFALLPMPFPESHWKQACELAPIFNELVDRVSLDAKFLQDSLSRSLLNHYGEFLGLDSKRVPNNPAASQFVEALAKAWTEYNNPRAVVMFVVQADERNMYDQHWLSALLKEIHNVSTLRKTLAEIDAEGELLPDGTLVVGGQAIAVVYFRAGYTPNDYPSESEWRARLLMEQSSAIKCPSISYHLAGTKKIQQELVKPNVLERFVDNKEDIAKLRKCFAGLWSLDDSDIVKDAIERPGLYVMKPQREGGGNNIYGNDVKEALMRLQKEGSEADAAYILMQRIFPTVSRTFLMRNGICYKDDTISELGIYGAYLRNKERVILNDQCGYLMRTKAASSDEGGVAAGFAVLDSLYLT; encoded by the exons ATGGGTGCTTCCTATTCTTCATGCTCTCATTCCAGTACCCTCTCCACTCACACCCTTTTGCACTCACATCCCAAAGCCACTGCCTTTACTCATATAAGACAATCTGGATTACCAAAACCATCTTTCAAATTGAATCCAATCAATCAAATATTCCAGACCCATCTCAGGATCATGGCCCAACCCTCGCAAGTTTTGCCTCTCCAGGGTGGGAAAGTTGAAGTTGGGGAGACCCAAGAGGGAAGTGGCACAAGACCCTTGTTGGATTTTCATGGGATTGATCAGGAATTGGTTGAGAAGATTGTGTATGATGCTCTTGTTTGGAGCTGTCTTCATGGGCTTGTTGTTGGTGACAAGTCTGTTCAG AGATCAGGAAAAGTACCTGGTGTAGGCATGGTACATGCACCGTTTGCTTTATTGCCGATGCCGTTTCCAGAAAGTCATTGGAAGCAAGCGTGTGAGTTAGCCCCCATATTTAATGAACTTGTTGATCGAGTGAGTTTGGATGCAAAGTTTCTGCAGGATTCACTGTCCAG GAGCTTACTTAACCACTATGGAGAATTTCTTGGATTGGATTCCAAAAGAGTTCCTAATAATCCTGCAGCCAGTCAGTTTGTAGAGGCTTTGGCTAAAGCTTGGACGGAATACAATAACCCAAG GGCTGTAGTCATGTTCGTGGTTCAGGCTGATGAACGCAACATGTATGACCAACACTGGCTTTCTGCTTTATTGAAAGAAAT ACATAATGTATCAACTCTTCGGAAAACATTGGCAGAAATTGACGCGGAGGGGGAGCTTCTACCAGATGGAACACTTGTTGT GGGTGGCCAAGCAATTGCAGTTGTGTATTTCAGAGCTGGGTACACACCAAATGATTATCCTTCTGAATCA GAGTGGAGAGCAAGGCTACTCATGGAGCAGTCATCTGCCATCAAGTGCCCCTCAATTTCTTATCATCTAGCAGGGACCAAAAAGATTCAACAAGAACTTGTGAAGCCTAATGTTCTTGAGAG GTTCGTTGACAATAAAGAGGACATTGCAAAATTGCGGAAATGCTTTGCAGGATTGTGGAGTTTGGATGACTCGGATATCGTAAAAGACGCAATAGAAAGGCCTGGATTATATGTTATGAAGCCCCAAAGAGAAGGCGGAG GGAACAATATATATGGCAATGACGTGAAGGAAGCCCTCATGAGATTGCAGAAAGAAGGATCAGAAGCAGATGCTGCTTATATCCTAATGCAGAGGATATTCCCTACTGTTTCTCGCACATTCTTGATGCGCAATGGCATTTGTTATAAAGATGATACTATATCTGAGCTGGGGATATATGGTGCTTACTTAAG GAACAAAGAGAGAGTGATCTTGAATGACCAATGTGGCTACCTGATGCGGACCAAGGCTGCTTCATCAGATGAAGGTGGAGTTGCAGCTGGATTTGCAGTCTTAGATAGTTTATATTTAACCTGA
- the LOC117631700 gene encoding uncharacterized protein LOC117631700 isoform X3, translating into MMAFRSLHRIRGLHRTAQISESPHLLGSSRSYASGISTVPELYCRNKGHGALPWTHGSSITLRSAMAVELPIFWNDTRLLSTQVKSPAQARQMGALKVAMLSPGFIYEPYTPREKISFLKRWFTRSGWRRTKEDIVLEELKNEIKQRDSIWNKVYWEMVEPVVKIRTLRARLIGVDRNDLEKVFIQLTLEFLTKQKFEAYDSNGSIVSGDKSKEVLVRDIWVFEKSLFHDKAFWRLCGRISL; encoded by the exons ATGATGGCTTTCAGAAGCTTACATCGGATTCGAGGCCTCCATCGTACGGCTCAGATATCAGAATCGCCCCATCT GCTTGGAAGCTCAAGAAGCTATGCAAGTGGTATTTCAACTG TCCCTGAACTTTACTGCCGGAACAAGGGCCATGGAGCCCTTCCTTGGACCCATGGAAGTTCTATCACATTGCGGTCTGCAATG gCTGTTGAGTTACCCATCTTCTGGAATGACACAAGGTTGCTATCAACACAAGTAAAATCCCCTGCACAAGCAAGACAAATG GGAGCTCTTAAAGTTGCCATGTTGAGTCCAGGGTTTATCTACGAGCCTTATACACCTCGTGAAAAAATATCATTTCTCAAGAG ATGGTTCACAAGAAGTGGGTGGagaagaacaaaagaagataTAGTTTTAGAG GAACTAaagaatgaaataaaacaaagagacTCCATATGGAATAAGGTCTACTGGGAAATGGTGGAACCAGTTGTGAAAATACGAACTTTGCGAGCACGACTG ATTGGTGTTGATCGGAACGATCTCGAGAAGGTGTTCATACAGCTTACACTTGAGTTTCTGACAAAGCAG AAGTTCGAAGCATACGACTCAAATGGTTCCATTGTTTCTGGAGATAAATCAAAGGAG GTCCTTGTCCGTGATATCTGGGTATTTGAAAAATCTCTCTTCCATGATAAAGCTTTCTGGCGTCTTTGTGGGAGGATTTCTCTCTAA
- the LOC117631067 gene encoding uncharacterized protein LOC117631067 isoform X2 produces the protein MAHPPDHGFCTNGVVRLVFVLVAVCLVGYTIRPSLHWSLKEKGSCPQCPCDCSKDFDPIPVDCGKHEPEVKEEMEKDIIALMSEELSLQQTVANETLQRTDALLMGARRVSLHYQKEAEKCNAGVETCEEARERAQAELVEELRLSEVWERRARELGWTDNS, from the exons ATGGCTCATCCACCAGACCATGGGTTTTGTACTAATGGTGTTGTGAGGCTGGTGTTTGTTTTAGTGGCAGTGTGTTTGGTTGGGTACACTATACGTCCATCTTTGCACTGGAGCTTGAAGGAGAAAGGTTCATGCCCTCAGTGTCCTTGTGATTGTTCAAAAGATTTCGACCCTATACCTGTAG ACTGTGGTAAACATGAACCAGAAGTGAAAGAGGAAATGGAGAAGGATATCATAGCCTTGATGTCAGAGGAGCTAAGTTTGCAGCAAACTGTAGCGAACGAAACCTTGCAACGGACCGATGCATTGTTGATGGGTGCAAGGAGAGTCTCTTTGCACTACCAAAAAGAGGCAGAAAAATGCAATGCAGGAGTTGAAACATGTGAAGAAGCAAGGGAGAGGGCTCAAGCGGAACTTGTGGAAGAGCTTAGGCTTTCAGAAGTATGGGAGAGACGAGCTAGGGAGCTTGGATGGACAGATAATTCTTGA
- the LOC117631685 gene encoding uncharacterized protein LOC117631685, with product MAILLLSLPPHPPVPPKNPKTTTPKLTPPQPTIALTDSTTSKRRFILESTSLFLISLTPQQYPVAHSSPEASAPPRPSLSGIANTKSWFQFFGDGFAIRVPPQFQDVSEPEDYNTGLSLYGDKVKPKTFAARFASPDGYEVVSVVIRPSNSLKITFLEAKDITDLGSLKEAAKIFIPVGSTVYSARTIKIKEEEGFRTYYFYEFGIQEQHAALVAAVNGGKTYIAGATAPQLKWNDDGVKLRSAAISMTVL from the exons ATGgccattcttcttctctccctccctccccaCCCACCAGTTCCTcccaaaaaccctaaaaccaCCACCCCAAAACTCACTCCACCACAGCCTACGATCGCTCTCACCGACTCTACCACCTCCAAAAGACGCTTCATCCTCGAAAGCACTTCCCTTTTTCTCATTTCCTTGACCCCTCAGCAATACCCAGTTGCCCATTCTTCACCAGAAGCTTCAGCGCCTCCAAGACCATCCCTTTCCGGCATCGCTAACACGAAATCTTGGTTCCAGTTCTTCGGTGATGGGTTTGCCATTAGGGTCCCTCCTCAGTTTCAGGATGTTTCGGAGCCTGAG GATTACAATACTGGATTGTCCCTTTATGGAGATAAGGTAAAGCCCAAGACCTTTGCGGCACGTTTTGCATCTCCTGATGG ATATGAGGTTGTGAGTGTTGTTATTCGCCCATCCAATTCCCTCAAGATAACCTTTTTAGAG GCCAAAGACATAACAGATTTAGGTTCCTTGAAGGAGGCAGCAAAAATCTTCATTCCAG TTGGATCAACTGTATACTCTGCTCGAACCATAAAGataaaggaagaagaaggttTCAG GACTTACTATTTCTACGAGTTTGGTATACAAGAACAGCATGCAGCACTTGTAGCTGCTGTCAACGGTGGAAAG ACATACATTGCTGGAGCAACTGCCCCGCAGTTGAAGTGGAACGATGACGGCGTGAAGCTTCGGTCTGCTGCCATATCCATGACTGTTCTATAG
- the LOC117632120 gene encoding uncharacterized protein LOC117632120 has product MDGREQHFQSLSICQRLYNIISRSLAYQTVKTVTLGPPMKQGLAQLHDESMPQKTSGRRPEEETHEAATIAQQAKPPKKTVSICDRVEDMEKAMKLRRRSKSFEKLNWLEQAKEELKQKPLRSILKVDSGLSKKMAHICES; this is encoded by the exons ATGGATGGGAGAGAACAACATTTTCAATCTCTGAGCATTTGCCAAAGGCTCTACAACATCATCTCGAGAAGCCTAGCCTATCAAACCGTCAAGACTGTGACTTTAGGCCCTCCAATGAAGCAAGGCTTAGCCCAACTGCACGATGAATCAATGCCTCAAAAAACTTCGG GAAGGAGACCAGAAGAGGAAACACATGAAGCAGCAACAATTGCACAGCAAGCAAAACCTCCAAAGAAAACGGTTAGCATATGCGACAGGGTAGAGGATATGGAGAAAGCTATGAAGTTAAGACGAAGGAGCAAATCGTTTGAAAAGTTGAACTGGTTAGAGCAAGCAAAAGAGGAGCTAAAACAAAAACCTTTAAGATCAATTCTGAAGGTTGATTCTGGTTTGAGCAAGAAGATGGCACATATTTGTGAATCTTAA
- the LOC117632510 gene encoding sodium/hydrogen exchanger 1-like: MAALESIQSQLPLQDSIFSTSTVTAICVFFTLLCACIIIGHLLEENRWANESITALLLGLVAGLVVLLVTKFQSSRILIFSEDLFFLYLLPPIIFNAGFQVKKKQFFKNFTTILLFGIVGTVISFCLISLGAYFLFKRFGFTTLTLQDFLAIGAILSATDSVCTLQVLNQDETPFLYSVVFGEGVVNDATSIVLFNAVQSLDVSDIDALTALKLLGTFLYLFFTSTALGIAAGLLSAYIIKTLYFGRHSTDRECALMMLMAYLSYMLAELMGLSGILTVFFCGIVMSHYTWHNVTESSRITTKHAFATMSFIAETFIFLYVGMDALDIDKWKASNASPGTSVGVSSLLFALVLIGRAAFVFPIANITNCFKKREGTKIEFRNQFIMWWAGLMRGAVTIALSYNQFADSSGSTSTRDSSLMITSTIIVVLFSTVVFGSITKPLISALLLQHAKPNISDATDIPSLEDLRLLFLEPGEPSGEGNSQPARKGSSFRLLMTHPTSTVHYLWRKFDDKFMRPVFGGRGFVPFVPGSPSGAAEAAEHTP; encoded by the exons atggCAGCTCTTGAATCCATACAGTCTCAGTTGCCACTGCAAGATTCCATTTTCAGCACCAGCACTGTTACTGCAATATGTGTGTTCTTCACCCTCCTCTGCGCTTGCATCATAATTGGTCATTTGTTGGAAGAGAACCGATGGGCCAATGAATCCATCACTGCCCTTCTTTTG GGTTTGGTTGCTGGGCTTGTGGTGTTGCTGGTGACCAAGTTCCAGAGTTCGCGTATTCTGATCTTTAGTGAAGACTTGTTCTTCCTCTATCTACTTCCCCCAATCATTTTCAACGCTGG TTTCCAGGTCAAGAAAAAGCAATTTTTCAAGAACTTCACCacaattttgttatttggaATAGTTGGTACAGTAATTTCTTTCTGCCTCATATCATTAG GCgcctattttcttttcaaaagatTTGGTTTCACGACTCTGACCCTTCAAGATTTCCTAG CTATTGGTGCCATATTGTCAGCAACTGATTCAGTTTGTACATTGCAG GTTCTTAATCAAGATGAGACGCCCTTTCTTTACAGTGTCGTTTTCGGTGAGGGAGTAGTGAATGATGCTACCTCCATTGTGCTTTTCAATGCAGTACAATCGCTAGACGTTAGCGACATCGATGCTCTTACAGCCTTGAAATTGTTGGGGACTTTTCTTTACCTCTTCTTCACCAGTACTGCTCTTGGTATAGCA GCGGGCCTACTTAGCGCTTATATCATAAAAACACTTTACTTTGGAAG ACATTCTACAGATCGTGAATGTGCCCTCATGATGCTTATGGCTTATTTGTCATACATGCTGGCTGAG CTTATGGGTCTCAGTGGGATTTTGACCGTTTTCTTCTGTGGCATAGTTATGTCCCACTACACATGGCACAACGTTACAGAAAGCTCAAGGATAACAACCAA ACATGCATTTGCAACAATGTCATTCATTGCAGAAACGTTTATATTCCTTTATGTTGGTATGGATGCCTTGGACATTGACAAATGGAAAGCCAGCAATGCAAG TCCAGGAACTTCAGTTGGTGTCAGTTCACTGTTGTTTGCACTCGTATTAATCGGAAGGGCAGCATTTGTTTTCCCAATTGCAAACATTACAAATTGTTTTAAGAAAAGAGAGGGTACGAAAATCGAGTTCCGTAACCAG TTTATTATGTGGTGGGCAGGCCTAATGAGAGGTGCAGTCACTATTGCTTTGTCATACAACCAA TTTGCAGACAGCTCCGGTTCGACGTCGACAAGAGATAGTTCCTTGATGATAACCAGTACCATAATTGTTGTTCTATTCAGCACAGTG GTCTTTGGCTCCATAACAAAGCCATTAATCTCAGCTCTGCTGTTGCAACATGCAAAACCAAACATTTCAGATGCAACTGATATCCCGAGTCTAGAAGACTTAAGGCTTCTGTTCCTGGAACCAGGTGAGCCAAGTGGGGAAGGCAACAGCCAGCCAGCCAGAAAGGGAAGTAGCTTCAGGCTGCTGATGACTCATCCAACTTCAACTGTTCACTACTTGTGGAGAAAATTTGATGACAAGTTCATGAGACCGGTGTTCGGTGGACGGGGTTTTGTTCCATTTGTTCCTGGTTCACCAAGTGGTGCAGCAGAAGCTGCAGAACATACTCCTTGA
- the LOC117631066 gene encoding glutathione synthetase, chloroplastic isoform X1, with translation MGASYSSCSHSSTLSTHTLLHSHPKATAFTHIRQSGLPKPSFKLNPINQIFQTHLRIMAQPSQVLPLQGGKVEVGETQEGSGTRPLLDFHGIDQELVEKIVYDALVWSCLHGLVVGDKSVQRSGKVPGVGMVHAPFALLPMPFPESHWKQACELAPIFNELVDRVSLDAKFLQDSLSRTKKADAFTSRLLDIHSKMLEINKKEDIRLGLHRSDYMLDEQTKLLLQIETNTISCSFPGLGCLVSDLHRSLLNHYGEFLGLDSKRVPNNPAASQFVEALAKAWTEYNNPRAVVMFVVQADERNMYDQHWLSALLKEIHNVSTLRKTLAEIDAEGELLPDGTLVVGGQAIAVVYFRAGYTPNDYPSESEWRARLLMEQSSAIKCPSISYHLAGTKKIQQELVKPNVLERFVDNKEDIAKLRKCFAGLWSLDDSDIVKDAIERPGLYVMKPQREGGGNNIYGNDVKEALMRLQKEGSEADAAYILMQRIFPTVSRTFLMRNGICYKDDTISELGIYGAYLRNKERVILNDQCGYLMRTKAASSDEGGVAAGFAVLDSLYLT, from the exons ATGGGTGCTTCCTATTCTTCATGCTCTCATTCCAGTACCCTCTCCACTCACACCCTTTTGCACTCACATCCCAAAGCCACTGCCTTTACTCATATAAGACAATCTGGATTACCAAAACCATCTTTCAAATTGAATCCAATCAATCAAATATTCCAGACCCATCTCAGGATCATGGCCCAACCCTCGCAAGTTTTGCCTCTCCAGGGTGGGAAAGTTGAAGTTGGGGAGACCCAAGAGGGAAGTGGCACAAGACCCTTGTTGGATTTTCATGGGATTGATCAGGAATTGGTTGAGAAGATTGTGTATGATGCTCTTGTTTGGAGCTGTCTTCATGGGCTTGTTGTTGGTGACAAGTCTGTTCAG AGATCAGGAAAAGTACCTGGTGTAGGCATGGTACATGCACCGTTTGCTTTATTGCCGATGCCGTTTCCAGAAAGTCATTGGAAGCAAGCGTGTGAGTTAGCCCCCATATTTAATGAACTTGTTGATCGAGTGAGTTTGGATGCAAAGTTTCTGCAGGATTCACTGTCCAG AACGAAGAAAGCGGATGCTTTTACATCTAGACTTCTAGATATTCATTCCAAGATGCTAGAGATTAACAAGAAAGAG GATATACGCTTGGGTTTACATCGCTCAGATTATATGCTTGATGAACAAACTAAACTACTGCTTCAGATAGAGACGAACACAATTTCATGTTCATTTCCAGGACTCGGTTGTCTTGTCAGTGATCTTCACAG GAGCTTACTTAACCACTATGGAGAATTTCTTGGATTGGATTCCAAAAGAGTTCCTAATAATCCTGCAGCCAGTCAGTTTGTAGAGGCTTTGGCTAAAGCTTGGACGGAATACAATAACCCAAG GGCTGTAGTCATGTTCGTGGTTCAGGCTGATGAACGCAACATGTATGACCAACACTGGCTTTCTGCTTTATTGAAAGAAAT ACATAATGTATCAACTCTTCGGAAAACATTGGCAGAAATTGACGCGGAGGGGGAGCTTCTACCAGATGGAACACTTGTTGT GGGTGGCCAAGCAATTGCAGTTGTGTATTTCAGAGCTGGGTACACACCAAATGATTATCCTTCTGAATCA GAGTGGAGAGCAAGGCTACTCATGGAGCAGTCATCTGCCATCAAGTGCCCCTCAATTTCTTATCATCTAGCAGGGACCAAAAAGATTCAACAAGAACTTGTGAAGCCTAATGTTCTTGAGAG GTTCGTTGACAATAAAGAGGACATTGCAAAATTGCGGAAATGCTTTGCAGGATTGTGGAGTTTGGATGACTCGGATATCGTAAAAGACGCAATAGAAAGGCCTGGATTATATGTTATGAAGCCCCAAAGAGAAGGCGGAG GGAACAATATATATGGCAATGACGTGAAGGAAGCCCTCATGAGATTGCAGAAAGAAGGATCAGAAGCAGATGCTGCTTATATCCTAATGCAGAGGATATTCCCTACTGTTTCTCGCACATTCTTGATGCGCAATGGCATTTGTTATAAAGATGATACTATATCTGAGCTGGGGATATATGGTGCTTACTTAAG GAACAAAGAGAGAGTGATCTTGAATGACCAATGTGGCTACCTGATGCGGACCAAGGCTGCTTCATCAGATGAAGGTGGAGTTGCAGCTGGATTTGCAGTCTTAGATAGTTTATATTTAACCTGA